The Deltaproteobacteria bacterium genome contains the following window.
ACCACGACAAAACATAATCCCGATCTTGCCAGTCATGTTTGATTCTGCCCATCAATACGCTATGGCCACACCAGCGATAGCTATCGAGTTGAGACATATCCTTTACCAGCTTTGCCCTCGCTATAGGGGTAAGAAATTAGGAAAAATCGGAAAACAGTTTGGTGTGAGCGAATCAGGGGGAACTCAGGCGAGTCGAAGAATTCGGATGAAGCAAGAGAATGACAAAAAGTTCGCAAAGCTTATCACGAAGATGGTAAAATAACTGCCTTTGTCAAATGTGTAGGTCTGGCACCCATGTTTTCCCGTTGACGACAGTTGTTCAGCGTGTCACGGAAAGGTCCAATCCCCACTTCTTCATGGCCGCGATGCCCCCTGACACATTGCGTGTATCTTTTATCCCTGCCTGATCAAGCATGAGTTGGGCTTCATAAGAGCGCATTCCGGTGTTGCAGATCAGCACCACTTGTTTGTCATGAGGTACCTCCCCGATCCTGTCCCTCAGTGTCTCCTGAGGAATGCTTTTCCAGTGGAGCGGGTATTTGTTGACAAAGGGCTCTGCATTCGCCCAGCCCCGGCAGTCCAAGAAGAAAGCCTCGCCTTTCTCCCTTTTTTCCCACAAATCAACGAAGGCCTCTGCGTCCAGGCCCCGGTTCTTTCCGGCCAGGACGTTTTCCGCCACATTCCCCAGGGTATTCACAATATCCATAGCCCCTGAAAAGGGCGGTGAATAGGCAACTTCCAGGTTGCTGATGTCTGCTGTGGTAGGCCTGTATTTGAGCATCGCAGCCACGGCGTCCACCCTGCCTGCCGTGCCGTATCCCGTGTTTCCGAGTCCCTGGATGCCCAGGACTCTTCCGGTTCCCTTTTCCACCACAAGTTCTAGATACATAAGATCCTTGTCAGGATGAAAGTGGGCGTGATCGAACTGAACAACAAAGGCTGTCGTTGCGTCAAACCCTTCCTGGTATGCCATGTCTTGGCTCAAACCAGCACCGGCAATCGATATCTCAAAGAGCTTGACTACAAAACTCCCTACGGTTCCCTCAAAGCGCCTGTTTCCGCCCGCCAGGTTGGTCCCGATGATGCGTCCCTGCTTGTGGGCCAGCGCATCGGACGGGCAGAAAACTGGTTTGCCGGTTATCAGATGGGTGATTTCCACACAGTCTCCGCCGGCGTAGATATGGGGGTCCGAAGTCTCCATCTTTCCATTCACGACCACAGCTCCTGTCGGTGAAACCGCCAGGCCCGCCTCACGAGCCAGTTCCGAATTGGGGGTCACACCCGAAGCGATGAGGACCAAATCGGCCTCAATCGTACCCTCACTCGTGACAACCCGTTCTACCTGGTTTTCGCCTTCCAGACGCTCAACCTGCTGTGACAGGTAAAAGGAGATACCGTTTTCTTCCAGATGGTGCTGTACCATGCGGGCAAGGTTTCGGCTGATCATCCTTGGCAGCAACTGGTCCCCGGCTTCCACCACCCCGGTTTCGATGCCCCACATGTCCGAAAGGGCCTCTGCCATCTGCAGGCCCATAAGGCTCGCCCCAATAACAAGGGCCCTTCCCACTTTGCCGCCGGCAATCGAGTCCTTAATGGTTACTGCGTCATTCAAATTGTATGGTGCACATACACCTTCAAGGTCCACGCCCGGTACGGATAAAGGTTTTGGCCTGCCTCCAGTAGCCAGTACGAGCTTGTCATAAGATAGGGCGTCTTTTTTTCCATCCATGGTATTTTCTATGAGAACTCTTTTTTGGCGCCGGTCTATGCTGAGGCCCCTGGTGTGAGTCATCACGGTGATATCCTTGGCACCGCTGAAGAATTGCTCATCTCGCGGCATCTGAAAACTCGTCGCCCTGAGCTGCCCTATATCGCTCACGTCGCCGGAGACGAAGAAGGGGATGCCCGATCTTTCGTGAAAAACGAGGCCATTCTGGTCCATGATCGTAACCGTTGAGTTTGGCTCCACCCTCTTGAACCGACATGCTGCCTTCGGCCCGAGAGCCCCGGCACCTATAACAACGACCTCTGTTTTCATGAGAACCTCCTTTACGATTTGA
Protein-coding sequences here:
- a CDS encoding FAD-dependent oxidoreductase, coding for MKTEVVVIGAGALGPKAACRFKRVEPNSTVTIMDQNGLVFHERSGIPFFVSGDVSDIGQLRATSFQMPRDEQFFSGAKDITVMTHTRGLSIDRRQKRVLIENTMDGKKDALSYDKLVLATGGRPKPLSVPGVDLEGVCAPYNLNDAVTIKDSIAGGKVGRALVIGASLMGLQMAEALSDMWGIETGVVEAGDQLLPRMISRNLARMVQHHLEENGISFYLSQQVERLEGENQVERVVTSEGTIEADLVLIASGVTPNSELAREAGLAVSPTGAVVVNGKMETSDPHIYAGGDCVEITHLITGKPVFCPSDALAHKQGRIIGTNLAGGNRRFEGTVGSFVVKLFEISIAGAGLSQDMAYQEGFDATTAFVVQFDHAHFHPDKDLMYLELVVEKGTGRVLGIQGLGNTGYGTAGRVDAVAAMLKYRPTTADISNLEVAYSPPFSGAMDIVNTLGNVAENVLAGKNRGLDAEAFVDLWEKREKGEAFFLDCRGWANAEPFVNKYPLHWKSIPQETLRDRIGEVPHDKQVVLICNTGMRSYEAQLMLDQAGIKDTRNVSGGIAAMKKWGLDLSVTR